A genomic region of Diceros bicornis minor isolate mBicDic1 chromosome 39, mDicBic1.mat.cur, whole genome shotgun sequence contains the following coding sequences:
- the MTRF1L gene encoding peptide chain release factor 1-like, mitochondrial isoform X2 — MPGRKFPPRLPGGPLKAARALGGAWSTLARISKHRAVSRDSPFPKLAAVLRLGGGGSAMRSRLLWSAARWLWARRAAGPARRHVSCGSPPLEELFARGGPLRAFLERQAGAEAPLQAGGPELAAAAKLLSEKEQELRETEHLLHDENEDLRKLAENEITLCQKEITQLKHQIILLLVPSEETDENDLILEVTAGVGGQEAMLFTSEIFDMYQKYAAFKRWHFETLEYFPSEIGGLRHASASIGGSEAYKHMKFEGGVHRVQRVPKTEKQGRIHTSTMTVAILPQPTEINLVINPKDLRIDTKRASGAGGQHVNTTDSAVRIVHLPTAETLQDNCKARKMEASKPREFPLLVTMKRRCG; from the exons ATGCCTGGCCGGAAGTTCCCGCCGAGGCTTCCGGGAGGCCCTTTAAAAGCGGCGCGTGCGCTGGGCGGGGCCTGGTCAACTCTCGCCCGTATTTCCAAGCACCGCGCGGTGTCGCGAGACTCGCCCTTTCCGAAACTTGCGGCTGTGCTGCGCCTCGGAGGCGGCGGCTCGGCGATGCGGTCCCGGCTTCTGTGGAGTGCTGCTCGGTGGCTCTGGGCCCGCCGCGCTGCTGGCCCGGCCCGCCGGCACGTAAGCTGCGGCAGCCCGCCGCTGGAGGAGCTGTTCGCCCGCGGCGGGCCCTTGCGCGCCTTCCTCGAGCGCCAGGCGGGGGCTGAAGCCCCGTTGCAGGCCGGGGGGCCTGAGCTGGCGGCGGCGGCCAAACTGCTGAGCGAGAAGGAGCAGGAACTGCGGGAGACCGAGCACTTGCTGCATG ATGAAAATGAAGACTTAAGGAAACTTGCAGAGAATGAAATAACTTTGTGTCAAAAAGAAATAACTCAGTTGAAGCATCAG ATTATCTTACTTTTGGTTCCCTCagaagaaacagatgaaaatgaTTTGATCCTGGAGGTAACTGCAGGAGTTGGGGGTCAGGAGGCAATGTTGTTTACTTCAGAGATATTTGATATGTATCAGAAATATGCTGCATTTAAAAGATGGCATTTTGAAACCCTGGAATATTTTCCAAGTGAAATAG GTGGCCTTAGACATGCATCTGCCAGCATTGGGGGTTCAGAAGCCTATAAGCACATGAAATTTGAAGGAGGTGTGCACAGGGTACAAAGAGTGCCGAAGACAGAGAAGCAAGGCCGCATCCACACTAGCACCATGACTGTAGCCATATTACCCCAACCTACTGAG ATTAATCTGGTGATTAATCCTAAAGATTTGAGAATTGATACTAAGCGAGCCAGTGGAGCTGGGGGGCAGCACGTAAATACCACAGACAGTGCTGTCCGGATAGTTCATCTTCCTACAG cTGAAACTCTGCAGGATAATTGCAAAGCCAGGAAGATGGAGGCATCCAAGCCCAGGGAATTTCCGTTATTAGTCACTATGAAGAGAAGGTGTGGATAG
- the MTRF1L gene encoding peptide chain release factor 1-like, mitochondrial isoform X1, producing the protein MRSRLLWSAARWLWARRAAGPARRHVSCGSPPLEELFARGGPLRAFLERQAGAEAPLQAGGPELAAAAKLLSEKEQELRETEHLLHDENEDLRKLAENEITLCQKEITQLKHQIILLLVPSEETDENDLILEVTAGVGGQEAMLFTSEIFDMYQKYAAFKRWHFETLEYFPSEIGGLRHASASIGGSEAYKHMKFEGGVHRVQRVPKTEKQGRIHTSTMTVAILPQPTEINLVINPKDLRIDTKRASGAGGQHVNTTDSAVRIVHLPTGVVSECQQERSQLKNREMAMKKLRAKLYSMHVEEETSKRYNARKIQIGTKGRSEKIRTYNFPQNRVTDHRINKSLHDLETFMQGGYLLDEVVQSLKDYADYESLVEIISKKV; encoded by the exons ATGCGGTCCCGGCTTCTGTGGAGTGCTGCTCGGTGGCTCTGGGCCCGCCGCGCTGCTGGCCCGGCCCGCCGGCACGTAAGCTGCGGCAGCCCGCCGCTGGAGGAGCTGTTCGCCCGCGGCGGGCCCTTGCGCGCCTTCCTCGAGCGCCAGGCGGGGGCTGAAGCCCCGTTGCAGGCCGGGGGGCCTGAGCTGGCGGCGGCGGCCAAACTGCTGAGCGAGAAGGAGCAGGAACTGCGGGAGACCGAGCACTTGCTGCATG ATGAAAATGAAGACTTAAGGAAACTTGCAGAGAATGAAATAACTTTGTGTCAAAAAGAAATAACTCAGTTGAAGCATCAG ATTATCTTACTTTTGGTTCCCTCagaagaaacagatgaaaatgaTTTGATCCTGGAGGTAACTGCAGGAGTTGGGGGTCAGGAGGCAATGTTGTTTACTTCAGAGATATTTGATATGTATCAGAAATATGCTGCATTTAAAAGATGGCATTTTGAAACCCTGGAATATTTTCCAAGTGAAATAG GTGGCCTTAGACATGCATCTGCCAGCATTGGGGGTTCAGAAGCCTATAAGCACATGAAATTTGAAGGAGGTGTGCACAGGGTACAAAGAGTGCCGAAGACAGAGAAGCAAGGCCGCATCCACACTAGCACCATGACTGTAGCCATATTACCCCAACCTACTGAG ATTAATCTGGTGATTAATCCTAAAGATTTGAGAATTGATACTAAGCGAGCCAGTGGAGCTGGGGGGCAGCACGTAAATACCACAGACAGTGCTGTCCGGATAGTTCATCTTCCTACAG GTGTTGTTTCCGAATGCCAACAAGAGAGATCGCAACTGAAAAATAGAGAGATGGCTATGAAAAAGTTACGTGCAAAACTATACAGCATGCATGTAGAAGAAGAAACAAGTAAAAGATACAATGCTAGAAAAATTCAG attggAACTAAAGGAAGGTCAGAGAAAATAAGAACGTATAATTTTCCACAGAACCGGGTCACAGATCACAGAATAAACAAGTCACTTCATGATCTTGAAACTTTTATGCAAGGAGGGTATCTACTGGATGAAGTTGTACAGTCATTGAAGGACTACGCTGATTATGAATCTTTAgtagaaattatttccaaaaaagTTTAA
- the MTRF1L gene encoding peptide chain release factor 1-like, mitochondrial isoform X3, translated as MPGRKFPPRLPGGPLKAARALGGAWSTLARISKHRAVSRDSPFPKLAAVLRLGGGGSAMRSRLLWSAARWLWARRAAGPARRHVSCGSPPLEELFARGGPLRAFLERQAGAEAPLQAGGPELAAAAKLLSEKEQELRETEHLLHDENEDLRKLAENEITLCQKEITQLKHQIILLLVPSEETDENDLILEVTAGVGGQEAMLFTSEIFDMYQKYAAFKRWHFETLEYFPSEIGGLRHASASIGGSEAYKHMKFEGGVHRVQRVPKTEKQGRIHTSTMTVAILPQPTEINLVINPKDLRIDTKRASGAGGQHVNTTDSAVRIVHLPTGRRKRMRRKRSIP; from the exons ATGCCTGGCCGGAAGTTCCCGCCGAGGCTTCCGGGAGGCCCTTTAAAAGCGGCGCGTGCGCTGGGCGGGGCCTGGTCAACTCTCGCCCGTATTTCCAAGCACCGCGCGGTGTCGCGAGACTCGCCCTTTCCGAAACTTGCGGCTGTGCTGCGCCTCGGAGGCGGCGGCTCGGCGATGCGGTCCCGGCTTCTGTGGAGTGCTGCTCGGTGGCTCTGGGCCCGCCGCGCTGCTGGCCCGGCCCGCCGGCACGTAAGCTGCGGCAGCCCGCCGCTGGAGGAGCTGTTCGCCCGCGGCGGGCCCTTGCGCGCCTTCCTCGAGCGCCAGGCGGGGGCTGAAGCCCCGTTGCAGGCCGGGGGGCCTGAGCTGGCGGCGGCGGCCAAACTGCTGAGCGAGAAGGAGCAGGAACTGCGGGAGACCGAGCACTTGCTGCATG ATGAAAATGAAGACTTAAGGAAACTTGCAGAGAATGAAATAACTTTGTGTCAAAAAGAAATAACTCAGTTGAAGCATCAG ATTATCTTACTTTTGGTTCCCTCagaagaaacagatgaaaatgaTTTGATCCTGGAGGTAACTGCAGGAGTTGGGGGTCAGGAGGCAATGTTGTTTACTTCAGAGATATTTGATATGTATCAGAAATATGCTGCATTTAAAAGATGGCATTTTGAAACCCTGGAATATTTTCCAAGTGAAATAG GTGGCCTTAGACATGCATCTGCCAGCATTGGGGGTTCAGAAGCCTATAAGCACATGAAATTTGAAGGAGGTGTGCACAGGGTACAAAGAGTGCCGAAGACAGAGAAGCAAGGCCGCATCCACACTAGCACCATGACTGTAGCCATATTACCCCAACCTACTGAG ATTAATCTGGTGATTAATCCTAAAGATTTGAGAATTGATACTAAGCGAGCCAGTGGAGCTGGGGGGCAGCACGTAAATACCACAGACAGTGCTGTCCGGATAGTTCATCTTCCTACAG gaagaagaaaaaggatgaGAAGGAAAAGGAGTATTCCTtga